In Corylus avellana chromosome ca2, CavTom2PMs-1.0, the following proteins share a genomic window:
- the LOC132171487 gene encoding dof zinc finger protein DOF5.7-like produces the protein MMSPDNNIPAKSVVRDDSQGSGSRKTATARPPEQGLKCPRCDSPNTKFCYYNNYSLTQPRHFCKTCRRYWTKGGALRNVPIGGGCRKNKKVKSSSRLSGADSKDSASSSEMGGLKFFHGLSPAMDFQLGGLSFPRLHPPTTPINYNHFSSFGDVSGTSPSCFTLDPSGNSNSLMGFNYPLSSATAGGSFSPAVQNTSSMNVHSNIASSIESLSTINQDLHWKLQQQRLAMLIGGGESHKENINALEKPQPIVFQNLEISKPEACSVGNSRREGTGGDQIATEWFFGNSYGPVTATPTNSGGNGGGHDNGSSWNGIQTWGDLQQYSALP, from the coding sequence atGATGTCACCGGATAACAACATTCCGGCGAAGTCGGTTGTCAGAGACGACAGCCAAGGCTCCGGCAGCCGCAAAACTGCGACGGCGAGGCCACCAGAGCAAGGCCTAAAGTGCCCACGATGCGACTCACCCAACACCAAATTCTGCTACTACAACAACTACAGCCTGACGCAGCCAAGGCATTTCTGCAAGACTTGTAGAAGGTACTGGACGAAAGGCGGGGCTTTGCGCAACGTTCCCATAGGCGGCGGTTGCCGGAAAAACAAGAAGGTCAAGTCATCTTCGAGGCTCTCCGGCGCCGACTCCAAAGACTCAGCCTCATCTTCCGAGATGGGTGGATTGAAGTTCTTCCATGGGCTTTCCCCAGCCATGGATTTTCAGCTTGGTGGGTTATCATTCCCTAGACTTCATCCTCCAACAACTCCTATTAATTACAACCACTTTTCTTCATTTGGAGACGTTTCGGGTACTAGTCCTTCCTGTTTTACCCTCGATCCATCGGGAAACTCTAATTCTCTGATGGGTTTTAATTATCCGCTTTCTTCGGCAACCGCCGGCGGTAGTTTCAGTCCTGCAGTTCAGAACACGAGCTCCATGAACGTTCACAGCAATATAGCTTCTTCCATCGAGTCTCTGAGTACTATAAACCAGGACTTGCACTGGAAGCTTCAGCAGCAGCGGCTCGCCATGCTAATTGGTGGCGGAGAGAGTCACAAAGAAAACATTAATGCTCTTGAAAAACCGCAACCCATTGTATTCCAGAACCTGGAGATTTCAAAACCGGAGGCTTGCAGCGTCGGTAATTCAAGGAGGGAAGGTACAGGTGGCGATCAGATAGCGACGGAGTGGTTCTTTGGGAACTCTTATGGGCCGGTGACCGCTACTCCGACCAACAGTGGCGGCAACGGCGGCGGCCACGATAACGGCAGCAGCTGGAATGGAATTCAAACATGGGGTGACTTGCAACAATATAGCGCTTTGCCCTAG
- the LOC132171669 gene encoding probable mannitol dehydrogenase, with the protein MSKASAAEEQTVNVYGWAAKDSSGILSPFHFSRRVNGDNDITIKILYCGICHTDLVFVKDGSLMPTNYPFVPGHEIVGEVTNVGCNVTKFKIGDRAGVGAMVGSCGSCNNCKQDLENYCPKMLWTSVGEYYDDLRNFGGFSDKLVVDHHFAVLVPNNLPLAASAPLLCAGISVYSPMMHYGLSNAGQHLGVVGLGGLGHLAVKFAKALGMKVTVISTSPGKQKEAVEQLGVDDFLLSHDQDKLQAAMGTMDGILDTVSAPHSLLPLIELLKTDGKLILVGAPIKAPELPHIPLMLGRKIVGGSAVGGMKETQEMMDFAGKHNVTADVEVIAMEHINTAFERLAKGDVKYRFVIDVANMLI; encoded by the exons aTGTCAAAAGCATCAGCAGCAGAAGAGCAAACAGTGAACGTTTATGGATGGGCAGCAAAAGATTCATCAGGAATTCTCTCCCCCTTTCACTTCTCTAGGAG GGTTAACGGCGATAACGACATTACCATCAAGATACTGTACTGTGGGATTTGCCATACAGACCTTGTCTTCGTTAAAGATGGATCACTAATGCCGACCAACTATCCGTTTGTTCCCGG GCACGAGATTGTGGGTGAAGTGACAAATGTTGGTTGCAATGTCACAAAGTTCAAAATCGGAGATAGAGCCGGCGTGGGAGCCATGGTGGGCTCATGCGGTTCATGCAACAATTGCAAGCAGGATTTAGAAAATTATTGCCCCAAAATGTTATGGACCTCCGTCGGAGAGTACTACGATGACCTGAGAAACTTTGGTGGATTTTCTGATAAGCTAGTCGTAGACCACCATTTTGCGGTCCTAGTCCCAAATAATCTGCCATTAGCCGCTTCTGCCCCGCTACTTTGTGCCGGAATTTCAGTGTACAGCCCCATGATGCACTATGGACTCTCCAACGCCGGCCAGCATTTGGGTGTCGTAGGCCTCGGTGGCCTCGGCCATCTGGCTGTCAAGTTTGCCAAAGCTCTAGGAATGAAGGTCACCGTAATAAGCACCTCTCCAGGCAAGCAGAAGGAAGCAGTAGAACAACTTGGCGTTGATGATTTTTTGCTTAGCCATGACCAGGACAAATTGCAG GCTGCCATGGGCACAATGGACGGTATACTCGACACAGTTTCAGCACCTCACTCACTCCTGCCATTGATTGAATTGTTGAAGACGGACGGAAAATTGATCTTGGTTGGTGCTCCAATTAAGGCTCCTGAGCTACCACATATTCCTTTAATGTTgg GGAGGAAGATTGTTGGTGGTAGCGCAGTCGGGGGAATGAAAGAGACCCAAGAGATGATGGATTTTGCAGGAAAGCACAATGTAACGGCAGATGTGGAAGTCATTGCAATGGAACATATAAACACTGCTTTTGAACGACTTGCCAAGGGTGATGTTAAGTACCGTTTTGTCATTGACGTGGCCAACATGTTAATCTAG
- the LOC132172676 gene encoding putative UDP-rhamnose:rhamnosyltransferase 1 — protein MAEPKKLHIAMFPWLAFGHLIPFLELGKLIARKGHHISFISTPRNIERLPKIPPDLAPSITFVKLPLPHVENLPENAEATMDVPHHIVPYLKKAHDGLQQPLSHFLETSAPDWMIHDFAPHWLPPIATKLGISRAFFSIFSASSLCFFRPCPRSHDPSTRTEPEHFTVPPKWVPFPTKIAYRLFEAKKIFDNHKDNNASGVSDLFRVEMVLPGIEAWAVKTCVEVEGEWLKLLGELYDDIPVIPVGLLPPSAQESGDNNKDSTWDTIGEWLEKQEKGSVVYIALGSETQPTQQDFTELALGVEQSGLPFFWALRKRSSSVGGDSVELPEGFVERTQGHGIVWTDWAPQLRILAHESVGGFLTHCGWSSVTEALQFGRALIMLPFLTDTGLIARFLEDKEAGVEVPRNEEDGSFTRESVAETLRLVVNDVEGKIYRDNAKEMATIFGDMDLQSTYMDKFVEFLENHRHVNKGTLS, from the coding sequence ATGGCAGAGCCGAAGAAGCTTCACATAGCCATGTTCCCATGGCTAGCCTTTGGTCACTTAATTCCATTTTTAGAGCTCGGCAAACTCATAGCCCGAAAGGGTCATCATATTTCATTCATATCAACCCCAAGAAACATTGAACGCCTCCCGAAAATCCCACCAGATTTAGCACCTTCGATTACTTTCGTGAAGCTGCCCTTACCCCACGTAGAGAACTTGCCAGAAAACGCAGAAGCCACCATGGACGTACCACACCACATAGTCCCATACCTTAAGAAAGCCCACGATGGTCTCCAACAACCTTTGTCTCATTTTTTAGAAACTTCGGCTCCTGATTGGATGATTCACGACTTTGCCCCTCACTGGTTACCACCAATCGCTACAAAGCTAGGCATCTCCAGGGCATTCTTCAGTATTTTCAGCGCATCATCGTTGTGTTTCTTTAGACCTTGTCCAAGGTCGCACGATCCAAGTACAAGGACGGAGCCCGAGCATTTCACTGTCCCTCCCAAGTGGGTCCCGTTTCCAACCAAAATAGCGTATCGGTTGTTTGAGGCGAAGAAAATATTTGACAACCATAAAGATAACAATGCTTCTGGTGTTTCAGATCTGTTTCGTGTCGAGATGGTGCTCCCAGGCATCGAGGCCTGGGCTGTTAAAACCTGCGTGGAGGTGGAAGGTGAGTGGTTGAAGCTCCTTGGAGAGCTTTATGATGATATACCTGTAATTCCAGTGGGCTTATTGCCACCCTCGGCGCAAGAAAGCGGAGACAACAACAAAGACAGCACGTGGGATACCATTGGTGAGTGGTTAGAGAAGCAAGAGAAAGGATCAGTGGTTTATATAGCACTCGGAAGTGAAACTCAACCAACTCAACAAGACTTCACAGAGTTGGCTCTTGGTGTTGAGCAATCGGGGTTGCCCTTCTTTTGGGCTCTAAGAAAGAGAAGCAGCTCCGTCGGTGGGGATTCAGTTGAGCTACCGGAAGGATTCGTGGAGCGAACCCAAGGTCATGGGATTGTTTGGACGGATTGGGCGCCTCAGCTGAGGATATTAGCTCACGAATCGGTTGGGGGTTTCTTGACTCACTGTGGTTGGAGTTCGGTGACAGAGGCATTACAATTTGGACGCGCACTCATTATGCTACCCTTCTTGACCGACACAGGATTGATAGCAAGGTTTTTGGAAGACAAGGAGGCAGGAGTTGAGGTGCCCAGAAATGAAGAAGACGGCTCGTTTACAAGGGAGTCGGTGGCCGAAACGTTGAGGTTGGTGGTAAACGATGTGGAGGGAAAGATTTATCGAGACAACGCCAAGGAAATGGCCACCATATTCGGAGACATGGACCTCCAGTCCACATACATGGACAAATTTGTTGAGTTTCTTGAGAACCACAGGCATGTCAACAAGGGTACGTTGAGTTAA
- the LOC132171130 gene encoding elongator complex protein 4, which yields MATTKSRTSSFSRNLAAVPSSTNPGLKYGPNGTIFISSGIPDLDKILGGGFPLGSLVMVMEDAEAPHHMLLLRNFMSQGLVHKQPLLYASPSKDPKGFLGTLPSPGSAKDDKSRIRDPEQEKGLRIAWQYKKYFDEHQQSFDSIRDGKYEYCNDFDLRKPLERHFLSSQHIDCVSIQETQDLTALRNRCATFLTQFPRNDGNISPAGRIAIQSFCSPQCEYSNMEWDMLSFIRSLRSMIRSSNAVAVVTFPPSLLSPSFSRRWQHMADTLLSVRAIPDEDKELAKLLTGYQEMVGLLNVHKVARINTQVPVILEATTFSIKLQKRRFLVLECLNQAPIDSSSGSSYGTSATCSGTSKSGTLDF from the exons ATGGCAACGACCAAGTCTCGGACGAGCAGCTTCTCTCGCAACCTCGCAGCCGTACCCTCATCTACTAACCCGGGGCTCAAGTATGGTCCCAATGGCACGATCTTTATCTCTTCTGGGATACCAGACCTTGATA AGATTTTAGGCGGTGGGTTTCCTTTGGGAAGCCTAGTCATGGTGATGGAAGATGCAGAAGCGCCTCATCACATGCTTTTGTTGAGGAATTTTATGTCTCAAGGACTTGTTCACAAGCAACCCCTTCTGTATGCCAGTCCATCCAAAGACCCGAAAGGATTTCTGGGCACTTTGCCTAGTCCAGGGTCAGCCAAAGATGATAAATCTCGCATTCGTGATCCTGAACAG GAAAAGGGTTTGAGGATTGCTTGGCAATATAAGAAATACTTTGATGAACATCAGCAGAGTTTTGATAGCATTAGAG ATGGTAAGTATGAGTACTGCAATGACTTTGACTTGCGGAAACCCCTAGAAAGGCACTTTCTAAGTAGTCAGCATATAGATTGTGTCAGCATTCAAGAAACTCAAGATCTTACTGCTCTCCGCAATCGTTGTGCCACATTTTTGACTCAATTTCCAAG AAATGATGGCAACATTTCCCCTGCTGGTCGTATTGCCATCCAGTCATTTTGTTCCCCACAATGCGAATATTCTAACATG GAATGGGATATGCTTTCCTTTATTAGATCTCTGAGAAGCATGATCCGGTCTTCAAATGCAGTTGCTGTTGTGACATTTCCACCTTCCCTTCTTTCACCATCGTTCTCTAGAAGATGGCAGCACATGGCGGATACCTTGCTGTCTGTGAGAGCAATCCCAG ACGAGGACAAGGAATTGGCAAAACTCCTCACTGGTTACCAGGAGATGGTTGGTCTTCTGAATGTACACAAAGTAGCACGTATTAATACCCAG GTTCCTGTGATTCTTGAGGCGACAACATTCTCAATAAAGTTGCAAAAGCGgagatttttagttttagaaTGTCTAAATCAAGCCCCAATCGACAGTTCAAGTGGGAGTTCGTATGGCACGTCTGCCACTTGTTCTGGAACTTCAAAGTCTGGGACCCTTGATTTCTAG
- the LOC132168433 gene encoding uncharacterized protein LOC132168433, with the protein MAKSPEQEHPKKAFGWAARDSSGVLSPIKFSRRTTGDKDVTFKVLYCGICHSDLHMLKNEWGTSFYPLIPGHEVVGVVTEVGSKVQKFKVGDNVGVGCMVGACRSCGDCSNNLENYCPKMILTYGGKYHDGTTTYGGYSDIMVADEHFVVRIPDSLPLDASAPLLCAGITVYSPLKYYGFDKPGMQVGVVGLGGLGHVAVKFAKAMGVKVTVISTSPKKEKEALEHLGAHSFLVSTDQDQMQAAMGTLDGIIDTVSANHPLLPLLGLLKSHGKLVMVGAPEKPLELPVFPLLMGRKLVGGSCIGGMKETQEMVDFAAKHKITADIEVIPIDYANAAMERLSKADVRYRFVIDIGNTLKPKASRWLAFNVRQKIEMAKSPEQEHPKKAFGWAARDSSGVLSPFKFSRRTTGDKDVTFRVLYCGICHTDLHMIKNDWGTSTYPLIPGHEFVGVVTEVGSKVQKFKVGDNVGVGYAVGACNSCDDCSNNLENYCPKMIATSGGKYHDETTTYGGYSDIMVADEHFVVRIPDNLPLDAGAPLLCAGITVYSPLKYYGLDKPGMQVGVVGLGGLGHVAVKFAKAMGVRVTVISTSPKKEKEALEHLGAHSFLVSTDQDQMQAALGTLDGIIDTVSAEHPLLPLISLLKSHGKLVMVGAPEKPPELPVFPLIMGRKMVGGSCIGGMKETQEMVDFAAKHKITADIEVIPIDYVNTAMERLSKADVRYRFVIDIGNTLKSSF; encoded by the exons ATGGCGAAATCACCAGAGCAAGAGCACCCCAAGAAGGCATTTGGATGGGCTGCCAGGGATTCTTCCGGTGTCCTCTCCCCCATCAAATTCTCAAGAAG GACAACCGGAGACAAGGACGTAACATTCAAAGTTCTTTATTGCGGGATATGCCACTCCGACCTTCACATGCTCAAGAATGAATGGGGCACCTCCTTTTACCCCCTTATCCCTGG GCACGAGGTTGTGGGGGTAGTGACGGAAGTTGGTAGCAAGGTACAGAAATTCAAAGTTGGAGACAATGTTGGCGTAGGCTGCATGGTTGGAGCATGTCGCTCTTGCGGTGACTGTTCCAACAACCTTGAAAATTACTGCCCAAAAATGATCCTCACCTATGGTGGCAAGTACCATGATGGGACCACCACATACGGCGGCTACTCCGACATCATGGTTGCAGATGAGCACTTTGTGGTCCGTATTCCGGACAGCCTACCGCTTGATGCCAGTGCTCCCCTCCTTTGTGCTGGGATTACTGTGTATAGCCCCTTGAAATATTATGGATTTGACAAACCCGGCATGCAAGTGGGCGTGGTTGGCCTCGGTGGGCTAGGCCATGTGGCTGTGAAGTTTGCTAAAGCTATGGGGGTTAAGGTGACAGTAATCAGTACCTCACCTAAGAAGGAGAAGGAAGCTTTGGAACATCTTGGTGCCCACTCGTTTTTGGTCAGCACCGACCAAGATCAAATGCAg GCTGCCATGGGCACATTGGATGGTATCATTGATACGGTCTCGGCAAATCATCCTCTCCTGCCTCTATTGGGCTTATTGAAGTCACATGGAAAGCTTGTCATGGTTGGTGCACCAGAGAAGCCACTAGAACTACCAGTCTTTCCTTTGCTAATGG GAAGGAAGTTGGTAGGTGGCAGTTGCATTGGAGGCATGAAGGAGACACAAGAAATGGTTGATTTTGCAGCCAAACACAAGATAACAGCTGATATTGAGGTTATTCCGATTGATTATGCGAACGCTGCCATGGAGCGTCTCTCGAAAGCAGATGTGAGATACCGTTTTGTCATTGACATTGGGAACACATTGAAGCCGA AAGCGAGTAGGTGG CTTGCTTTCAACGTGCGACAAAAGATAGAAATGGCGAAATCACCAGAGCAAGAGCACCCCAAAAAGGCCTTTGGATGGGCTGCCAGGGATTCTTCCGGGGTCCTCTCCCCCTTCAAATTCTCAAGAAG AACAACCGGAGACAAGGACGTAACATTCAGAGTTCTTTATTGTGGGATATGCCACACCGACCTTCACATGATCAAGAATGATTGGGGCACCTCCACCTACCCCCTTATCCCAGG GCATGAGTTTGTTGGTGTTGTGACAGAAGTGGGGAGCAAGGTACAGAAATTCAAAGTTGGAGACAATGTTGGCGTAGGCTATGCGGTTGGAGCATGTAACTCTTGCGATGACTGTTCCAACAACCTTGAAAATTATTGCCCAAAAATGATCGCCACCTCTGGCGGCAAGTACCACGATGAAACCACCACATACGGCGGCTACTCCGACATCATGGTTGCGGACGAGCACTTTGTGGTCCGTATTCCAGACAACCTACCGCTTGATGCCGGTGCTCCCCTCCTTTGCGCTGGGATTACTGTGTACAGCCCCTTAAAATATTATGGACTTGACAAACCCGGCATGCAAGTGGGCGTGGTTGGCCTTGGTGGGCTAGGCCATGTGGCTGTGAAGTTTGCTAAAGCTATGGGGGTTAGGGTGACAGTGATCAGTACCTCACccaagaaagagaaggaagctTTGGAACATCTTGGTGCCCACTCGTTTTTGGTTAGCACTGACCAAGATCAGATGCAG GCTGCCCTGGGCACATTAGATGGTATCATTGATACGGTCTCGGCAGAGCATCCTCTCCTGCCTCTAATTAGCCTGTTGAAGTCACATGGAAAGCTTGTCATGGTTGGTGCACCAGAGAAGCCACCAGAGCTACCAGTCTTTCCTTTGATAATGg GAAGGAAGATGGTAGGTGGTAGTTGCATTGGAGGCATGAAGGAGACACAAGAAATGGTTGATTTTGCAGCCAAACACAAGATAACAGCTGACATTGAGGTTATTCCGATTGATTACGTGAACACTGCCATGGAGCGCCTCTCGAAAGCAGATGTGAGATACCGATTTGTCATCGACATTGGGAACACATTGAAGTCGAGCTTCTGA
- the LOC132168436 gene encoding uncharacterized protein LOC132168436, with product MAKSPEQEHPVKAFGWAARDSSGLLSPFKFSRRATGDEDVRFRVLYCGICHTDLHKIKNDWGTSTYPLVPGHEFVGEVTEVGSKVKKVKVGDKVGVGCIVGACHTCESCNNGLENYCPQWIVTYDSVYHDGTITYGGYSDTMVANERYIVRFPETMPLDASAPLLCAEITVYSPLKYFGLAEPGKHIGVVGLGGLGHLAVKFAKAFGAKVTVISTSISKKDEALEHLGADSFLLSNDQEELQATKNTMDGIIDTVSAVHPILPLIDLLKYHGKLVLLGGLEKPLELPVFPLLFGRKMVAGSVTGGMKETQEMVDFAAKHSITADIETISMEYVNTAMKRLAKGDVKYRFVIDVGNTLAATNPEDYQLVRGLVKLSIFLLLDLQLQATHSISSLNPKTLINMTTKAPEEEHPVKAFGWAARDQSGQLSPFNFSRRATEEDDVRFKVLYCGICHTDLHSIKNDWGFSSYPLVPGHEIVGEVTEVGSKVKKVKVGDKVGVGCMVGACHSCENCNNDLEVYCSEMIFTYNSVYHDKTITYGGYSDTMVANERYIVRFPENMPLDAGAPLLCAGITVYSPLKYFGFAEPGKHIGIVGLGGLGHVAVKFAKAFGVKVTVISTSASKKDEALKNLGADSFLISRDQEQMQAAINTMDGIIDTVSAVHPILPLIGLLKSHGKLIMVGAPDKPLELPIFPLLMGRKMVVGTAIGGMKETQEMIDFAAKHSITADIETISMEYVNTAMERLAKGDVRYRFVIDVGNTLGATKP from the exons ATGGCGAAGTCACCGGAGCAAGAGCACCCCGTGAAGGCCTTTGGATGGGCAGCCCGGGACTCTTCGGGGCTCCTCTCGCCCTTCAAATTCTCCAGAAG AGCAACAGGAGACGAGGACGTAAGGTTCAGAGTTCTTTATTGTGGGATATGCCACACGGACCTTCACAAAATCAAGAACGACTGGGGCACGTCCACCTACCCACTTGTCCCTGG GCACGAATTTGTTGGGGAAGTGACAGAAGTTGGGAGCAAGGTGAAGAAAGTTAAAGTTGGAGATAAAGTGGGCGTTGGATGCATAGTTGGTGCATGCCACACTTGCGAGAGTTGTAACAATGGCCTTGAAAATTACTGTCCCCAATGGATAGTCACCTACGATTCTGTTTACCACGATGGAACAATCACATATGGCGGCTACTCTGATACTATGGTAGCTAACGAACGCTACATCGTCCGATTCCCGGAAACCATGCCGCTTGACGCTAGCGCTCCACTGCTTTGTGCGGAGATCACAGTGTATAGTCCCTTGAAATATTTTGGTCTCGCCGAGCCGGGCAAGCATATTGGAGTTGTTGGCCTAGGTGGGCTTGGTCATCTAGCGGTTAAATTTGCAAAGGCTTTTGGGGCGAAAGTGACGGTAATTAGCACCTCCATTAGCAAGAAGGATGAAGCTTTGGAACATCTTGGTGCTGACTCTTTTTTGCTTAGCAATGaccaagaagaattgcag GCTACCAAGAATACAATGGATGGTATCATTGATACGGTATCTGCTGTACACCCCATTTTGCCATTAATTGATCTATTGAAGTACCATGGGAAGCTTGTTTTGCTAGGTGGACTAGAAAAGCCGCTTGAGCTACCCGTCTTCCCTCTACTTTTTG GTCGGAAGATGGTTGCCGGAAGTGTCACCGGAGGAATGAAGGAGACACAAGAAATGGTAGACTTCGCAGCAAAACACAGCATCACGGCAGACATTGAGACTATCTCGATGGAGTACGTGAACACGGCGATGAAGCGCCTTGCTAAGGGTGATGTTAAATACCGATTTGTCATTGACGTTGGAAACACCTTGGCCGCTACTAACCCTGAAGACTA TCAATTAGTACGAGGTTTAGTCAAATTG TCCATATTCCTCTTGCTCGATCTCCAACTTCAAGCAACACACTCGATCAGTTCTCTTAACCCTAAAACTCTTATCAATATGACCACAAAGGCACCAGAAGAAGAACACCCGGTGAAGGCCTTTGGGTGGGCTGCTAGAGACCAATCTGGGCAACTCTCTCCGTTTAACTTCTCTAGAAG GGCAACTGAGGAAGATGATGTCAGGTTTAAGGTGTTGTATTGTGGAATATGTCACACCGACCTTCACAGCATCAAGAATGATTGGGGCTTCTCTAGCTACCCTCTTGTTCCTGG ACACGAAATCGTTGGGGAAGTGACAGAAGTAGGGAGCAAGGTGAAAAAAGTTAAAGTAGGAGACAAAGTGGGTGTTGGATGTATGGTCGGTGCATGCCACTCGTGCGAGAATTGTAACAATGACCTTGAAGTTTACTGTTCTGAAATGATATTCACCTACAATTCTGTTTATCACGACAAAACAATTACATATGGAGGCTACTCAGACACAATGGTAGCTAATGAACGCTACATCGTCCGATTCCCAGAAAACATGCCGCTTGACGCTGGAGCTCCACTCCTATGTGCTGGAATCACAGTGTATAGCCCTTTGAAATATTTCGGTTTTGCCGAGCCGGGAAAGCATATAGGAATTGTTGGCTTGGGTGGGCTTGGCCATGTTGCTGTTAAATTTGCCAAGGCTTTTGGGGTGAAAGTGACGGTAATTAGTACCTCTGCTAGCAAGAAGGATGAAGCTTTGAAAAATCTTGGTGCTGACTCTTTTTTAATTAGCCGTGACCAAGAACAAATGCAG GCTGCCATAAATACAATGGATGGTATCATTGACACGGTATCTGCCGTGCATCCAATTTTGCCATTAATTGGCCTATTGAAGTCCCATGGAAAACTTATTATGGTGGGTGCGCCGGACAAGCCACTTGAGTTACCTATCTTTCCTCTACTCATGG GAAGGAAGATGGTTGTGGGGACTGCAATTGGGGGAATGAAGGAGACACAAGAGATGATCGACTTTGCAGCAAAACACAGCATCACGGCAGACATTGAGACTATTTCAATGGAGTACGTTAACACGGCGATGGAGCGTCTTGCTAAGGGTGATGTTAGATACCGATTTGTAATTGACGTTGGAAATACGTTGGGTGCTACCAAGCCTTGA